CCACGTACTTTACTTCAGCGACTGTTAATATCAGTGAGTCAGCAGGAACTCAGCCAAGAAGTTTCCAGGAATATTCTCTAGTTTCATTcaagtttcaaaaatgaagcaataaaacatgaaagatAAAACCTGCAGACTACAGTGTGAATATGTTATTGATACAGGTTAGTCAGAGCATTTCAACTGATTTACAGCTTCTACATTAAATCATAATCAGTTAGAGGGATTTTAACAGAATAGAATTACATAGAAACTTCCCACTGTCTctgtaaatgaaaatgtatcatTGAAGCTTCATAAAGCCAAAGTCACCCATCACTTGCTGCCATGTGGCGTCCAAACTTTTATCATGATAGGAAACACGTGTCGGTATGAGGACGTTTTTCACGGCTGGTTTCAGGTGGTGAAATATGAACCAGCGGATCCAGTTTAGCCGCGTATCAACAAGATACTGTTTGATGTTGTCATGGCGATGATCTTCATCATCTTTTCATTGTGAAGTATTTTACCTGTAAAGGTGCATAAACAAACATTCATGATATCAATCTTTGATATCAGTGAAAATCTTCACCCTTGGTTAGgttctgggaaaaaaaggaaattgtgTTTAATCACGGAGATAAAGATAAGATGTGTACAACCTTAATGATGGGCTGAGAGTGAAtcaaatagcatcaaaatacattttgatcatCTAAAAAAATCCATGACAGGTctaatatccaaacagcaaggTCCAAGGCTCTTGCCAGTCAATCAGGGCATCGCTGCTCAGAAGTACTGAATATTTAAGAAAAGTTTGttatttgtctttgttgtaTTTATTCTAAAAATCGTCTGCACCATCAGAGTCTGTCTGCTTCATGGTCTCATCTGAGCTCTCTGGTTTGTGTTTTATCCACAGATGAGAAGGGGAACTCCAAATGCTCCGCTGCTGGTCCTTGTGTTTATGTAATTGCTGATGGGAGGCCATGTCTTTAAAAGACTGCTCCTAAAAAAAGCCGGCTGACCCCGCAGCGACTCTGACCTGCCAGGCAGCCTCTTGATGTCCAGCAGCAGCTGAAGCGACCCGTGTGTACAATAACAAATACCTGCCATGACTTGACCTTCTACTCCTGCACTCGCGTTATGTCCAACACGCAGCAAACACTCGCATTCAAACGACCAGCTAATGAAGAGATGTCAGCATAATCCTCTTCATCTCTGCTGTGATATCAGGATCCAGAAACCAGCTCCATGAGGTGTTAAGGATCAAGATTTACATTCTGATAGAGTAAAATATGCTTAATGTCATGAAATGgaaccaaaacaacacaaaacaaacaagaaatttCTCAATCTTCAACCTTTGCAGGGGTCCTGTGATGCAAATTCTCTCGTGGCTGCACACATCTCCACCAAAACTGAAGAACTTTTAGTTTTAGAAAATATCAACATCTGTATGATGATTAAACATTCCTGACTTGAAAGATCACACACAgtaggagaagaggaggaatgGTGTACTTCCTCATCCCTTGCATTCCCACCTCATCTTGCCTGTCTTGATTGAGGCTGTATGAATCATCTcctctcccttttttttaattgttttagcAACAAGAATAAACACAGCAGCTTCTCTGTGTGGTTCTCCTTATTGTAAACAATGATTCTTGCTCTATCACTAAcattaaaacatgttacagATGGGATTTTTgaagacactgccccctagcGTTTGAAGAATATCGGTTTGCAGCAAGTAGGAAGTCGGCGCTAGGTAactttatttctgcattttttgtctttttttcttttttgttattattttgacaaTGTCAAAGCTATCAACAtacattttagaggatttttctttttcattagaatttttaaattttaatatcaaaacTCGAGATGGGTCAATAATAATCTCTGTAGACTTTTTGTACCCACTCAGTCTGTTGGTGCCCAAAAATGTCCGattaaaatcatagtttttgATCCTCCAGCcatcacagtaaaaaaacaaaacaaaacaaaaatatgcatttatGATATTATGCTTTCATTCTTGAGTCATTGCatcaaatttgcagtttttcctgtGTGTCACCAAATATCAGACATTTACCATATTTGGCATGAgaggaaattaaataaatttttcatggttttctTTAGGAGTGCTAATATAAGagtttattaaaatgttaaaatttaaaaataattaggctattaataaaaatctaagttgttgctcattattaacataGTCAAGGCTGTGATGATCCACTTAAAGAAAATCCAATTAGCATGTAGAATAtgacaaatatttgttttctgtgattttttacATAAAGGCAAAATGCCCCCAAAAAATAACCTAAACAGCATTTGTGAACAAGGCGTGACCATGGGGACTGACATGCACGAAAGAAGCCACAGGTTGGATTTGAACCTaggctgccagctgagaggacgGCAGGTGGGCACAAAACACCAACACCATATCCTGcctgacatttctttttaacttgATGTAAGGTTGTATGAGGTTCTTGTCAATATTGATAGATTAGCTACAGGAAGTTTCAGTCAACTCAGTCCTTCTATTGAAGAACCAAACAGAATGGCAGCACATAAGCAAAGCCATAATACTAGTAACATGTAGAGTCCAACCTTACCGGCAGTGTTGGAGTAAGTGTGAACTATACCAGTAGTGCCCTAAATGTAAACCTGCACAACTCTTTGCGTTATATGCTCAGAGACAGAGGGGCTCCCATCCCTATGGCGGTTTTCTTTTTTGCTCACAGGCTGAGAAGTTTGGGAACCTCTGCACTATTTATTAGTatttttcatacagaaacattcTTCCATTGTTTTATGCAGGATGTTTAACCTTGAACACCTTTTGTACTTAAATACAAACTTTGACCAACAAGAAAAGCAATATATGATGATGTGGGCAAAATGTTAATCTTAGGAGGAGTAAAAGTGAATTTTTGTCCTCTGGTCACACCAAAAGCTAAAAATTGCCCCGTGGTGTGAAGTTCTCCATAGTACTGGAGAGATATTTTGCAGTCCTGAGAGGTACTTGAGCTGCTCAGCTTTCACTCACGGAGCAAAAATAGAACGTGGAAGTCTCTAATTAGACCAATATATCCAAGATAAAACCAAACAGAGTTTAGGTTTCTGGCAAAATACAAACTTGATGTGTAAATATCTTGTATGTATTCATTAAACCAATTTCAAAATCGGTGTCTTAAAATTTTTAAGGCAGATTTtgcttttgaaaaatatatcatgtccaaaatggcattaaaaattaTTGTGCCAAGTTATTGCAGCTATAAGCAGCAAAATAGAAAGTTCAGGTGTgtcctttaaaaatgttggaGATTAAGAAAACTTGCCAACAAACTAAAGGTCACTGAGGGCCACAAACTTTGACCTGCTGCAGTGGcacaaaatgtgcaaagtttgcaatgACAGTCAGAAGCCTCCCTAATGGGACCCACACAGCACTGCTGCACTGGGCTGCACACTGCATAAATTATTTCTGTAAATAGTGAAGTTTATGAAGAAATGAATGAGAGTCaccaaaagaaaaactaaagaaGTTATCTATCTGGGAATGAAAAGGGAAGAACTGGGAGAGGAACGAAAAAGAGAGTCTGTTTGAGTTTGTTGACCTGGCTAGCCTGCTGACTGAGCGGTGACATTCAGAGTGGTTCTTTAGACAATGCATAAACAGGGATTAATGATCTGCTTTAGTCATTCAGATGCCCAGTGATGCACTTTGGTCTGTGTGTTCAAACTCTGCATTTACAAAGGGCACTcggagactgacaggaggaggagcagcACAATACCTACAGtcagtggggaggaggcagaggcgGCGTTGTGTCAGAAGTCAGAAGCGAGgcagctaactaactaactaactaactaactaactaactaactaactaactgactaactgactgactatctatctatctatctatctatctatctatctatctatctatctatctatctgtctgtccgtctgtctgtctgtccatccgtccgtccgtccgtccgtccatccatctatctatctacaaaGTTTGTAAGTGCATTATTGGAATCAAAAGTTGTGAACATTtctactgatatttacaactcacacatcacctgtaaatattgttcaatagtggctgtaaatatcagtctaaattggctgaaaaatctgtctttatcagccctaaatattagtctatattgGCTCTGAATATCAGTAtacattagctgtaaatatcagtctataaaggTTCTAAATTTTAGTCTATATAAGCATTAAatatcagacttcatagcttTATAGCTCTAAATAATGGTCTTTATTGGTTCAGAGTATTAGTCTTTGGATTGAAATATTAATCTACAATGgtctatatttgctgtaaatagcaggcaatatttttttgtaaatattgatctaTATTGGCTTGATCTTTAGCTGCTCTAAATATTGGTCTGAACTGGCTTGACATATTGGTTTATGTTGGCTCTACATATTGATCCATATTGGGTTAAAAATTGGTCAGTATTGGCCCTAAATATCTGGAAAATTTGGGCCAATTTTGGGCCAAAATTTGGGTCAATATTTGCTCTAAATATTGGTCCATACTGGCTTGAAATATTGATCTACACTGGCCCTAGTTAGTAGTCTATATTGCTCTAAATATTGGTCTAAATTGGCTCTAAGAATTGGTCTTAattggctgtaaaaaaaaaaaaaaaaggtctataTAGGCTTTAAAAATTTATCTATAATTGCCCCAAATATCATtctaatgtttaaaatatcagcttatattggTCTATACTGGCcctaaatattggtctatattggctctAAATATTAGGCAATGGCTTGACATATTGGTCTAAATTGGCtctaaatattggtctatactGGCTCTATATATCTGGCAATACTGGTTCTAAAGTTTGGTCTTTCTTGGCCCTAAATATTGGTCTAAGTTggctctaaatattggcctatatttggctcttaatattggcctatattggctctaaatattggtctatactGGCTTGAAATATTGGTCTATAATGGCTCTAAATGTTAGTCTGTATTGATTCTAAATATTGGTCCATATTGGCTCCAAATATAAGCCTATATTTGCTCTAAATATTGGGCAATGGCATTAAAGTATTGCTCTTTACTGGCTCTAAAttttggtctatattggctctACATATTGGTCTTTACTGGCACTTAATATCATGCATTATTGATTCtgaagtttggttttattggccctaaatattggcctatattggctcttaaaattggtctatattggctctAAATATTGATCTATATTGGCTCTAAAAAATGAGCAATGGCTTGAAAAATTGGTCTAAATTGGCTCTAAATATTGGTCTAAATTGGCCCTAAATATTGGTCTAAATTGGCTCTAAATATTGGTCTAAATTGGCTCTAAATATTGGTCTAAATTGGCCCTAAATATTGGTCTAAATTGGCtctaaatattggtctatattggctctaaatattggcctatattggctcttgatattggtctatattggccaatattggccctaaatattggcctaaatagGCCTTAAACATTGGTCTATACTGGCTTGAATATTGGTCTTTATTTGCtctaaatattgacctatatttgctctaaatattggtctatactGGCTCTAAATATCTAGCAATACTGGTTCTAAAGTTTGGTCTTTATTGGCcctaaatattggccaatattggtccctaaatattggccaatattaaTCCCTAGATATTGGCCTAAACAAGCcctaaatattggtctatactggctctaaatattggtctatactggctttaaatattggcctatactgGCTCTAAATATTGGTCTAAATTGGCTCTAAATATTGGGAAATATTGGCtctaaatattggtctatattggctctaaatattggcctatattggctcctgatattggtctatattggccaatattggccctaaatattggcctaaatagGCCTTAAACATTGGTCTATACTGGCTTGAATATTGGTCTTTATTTGCtctaaatattgacctatatttgctctaaatattggtctatactggctctaaatattggcctatatttgGCTTTTAATATTGGTCTATACTGGCTCTAAATAATGGTCTATATTGGCCCTATATATTGGTCTAAATTGGCCCGAAATATTGGTCTAAATTGGCTCTAAATATTGGTCTAAATTGGCTCTAAATATTGCTCTTTTTTGGCTCTAAATATTGGTCtaaattggctttaaatattggtctaAATTTGCTCTAAATATTGGTCTAAATTGGCCCTAAATATTGGTCTAAATTggctctaaatattggcctatattggctctAAGTATTGCTCTTTTTTGGCTCTAAATATTGGTCCATACTGGCTCGAAATATTGATCCGCATTGGCCCTACTTAGTAGTCTATATTGGCTCTAAgtattggtctatattagctTTGAGAATTGGTCCTAATTggctgtaaaaagaaaaaaaaaaaggttatataggctttaaaaatgtatctatGATTGCCCTAAATATCATtctaatgtttaaaatatcggcttatatttgttgtaaatatcggcctagaTCAGCTGTAAAAAAAGTCAGAACATATAccatgagtgttttttttatcatcatgaGAGTCATGTTGTCTGTCTTATTGTGcctgttttatttcttaattactgtatttttgacctttttcatgcttttattagTGTCATGTGTTTTTCAGCATTTACAGTGCTCTTTTACGCTTTTATGGGTTGTATGTAGtcatctgtgtatttttttagatgtttttaattcCCCCTGCAGCAcagtgtgaaatgttttttataaatgtgcTGCATAAATTTAAAGAATTGTGATTGATTATCAcatggtttggtttgtttttatgtaatgtTTCCTCCAAAAACAAGCAGAATATTATagtatttacttaaaaaaacattctccTTTTCACCCAAACCTGGTCCACTataaacactgagatctactcaCCTGTCCAGGTGGGCTCTGTTCATCTGTGCTCCACTACAAAGCTCATGGTAGTCCCATCAAATGAAGGTGGTGCGATGATTCTCGGCCCTTGCTGGGAGGTGATGCTGATGACCGGCTGTTTGGCACTGGAGAAGCCCTGCGTTAGCCTGTTGGCGGCGGTGGCGGCCTGCGGTTGAACCCCAACGGCGGCCTGGGGAGACTTCCCTGTCGCCATGTAGAAAGGACTCTCCATGTACAAACCCTCTGTCTGCTGAGACGAAGCTTTCTCCATGCTCTCAGAATCCGACTGCATGGACATCTGCGACTGCACTAGTGTCCGTGCCGGGATCACCGATGGCGTCGGCATAAAGCCTGGGTAGATCATGTAGGTGTGTCCATACGCTCCTGGACTGAGCGCCAAAGGTGAGATTGGCATGGGAACTGGTGTCATAGGAGGCTGTGGCATCGGCACGTCCACGTACTGTCCTGTTTCAGGGTCAAAGAGGCGCTTCGTGGCAGGCTGAACTGGGGTGTCCACCAAGTAGTAGTTGCCAGTCGTTGGATCAAGGAGCATCTTCCTCTGGGTGGTCTGAAACTGGTCTAGAGTGGGAGCTGGCGTGATCGCTGGAGAAAAACAGTACACTTGAGGCTGATTGCCTGTCATGCCCATTGGTAAAGAGTGGTAGATGGTCGCAGAGGGAATCTCTGGTGATCGCGTCTCCATGACAATGCTGGCTCGTTTTGGGGTTTGGTTTAGCTCGTCGTGACCCTTGGAGGTGGGTCCTGCTTGTCCTGAAGGTGCAGTTGGGTTCATCTTGGTGGTAAACGAATACACTGAGGTTTTTTCAGTAGACGGCGCCGGTTTGTTGGCACTGGCAGGAGACTTTACCGGAATTGTAAGGTAGTTCTCGTTGTCAGGGCCCAGAAGATCTTGCACAGACTTCTCTAGTTCCCTGGATTCGCCGACTTCGTATCCACTCATCTTCATCTGGCTGCTCTTTAAAGACACGGGCAGTTTTGGTGACTTTGGGGTGAAACCTTTGGCGTTGAAGGGGGTTTGTGTGGCAGGATTCGGTTGGGTCGTCTTTGTGGACGACTTCATGCTGGAGCTGAGACTGAACATGTTCTTGGTCCCAGCGGCGTTGGCGGTGGCTTGCATGGACTTGGCCAGGAGCTTATCGTCACGGCTGCTGGGAGTTTGGAATACTTTGTCGTCTCTCCTCGGCAGGCTGGGGGACGCCGCTACTGCTGGTGGCGTCTTGTCGGCGTTGGGGTATGAGTCTCTTCCGGCAGCCATGTTGGGCTCTTCCTCTGGACCTCCTTGCTCCTCACTGGTGATCAGGGAAAGAACATGGCTGTCTGTCAGCGGCCGGGGCTCGTTCTTCCTCTTCCACTCGTTCTTTTCAAACACATAGAGCTGCTCCATTGTTTTCACAGCAGCTTGGAGTTTCTCCAACGCCACCTGGTTCGCCATCTTTGACTCCGGTTTCTTCTCTGTGAGATCTGATGGCTTGTCCTGTCTTTTTGAAGCTATTCTCTCAATTTTCAACCCAATGCCTCCCTCTGAAGAGTTATTAGAGTTACCTATGGgtgctcttgctgctgctttttgcagttGAGCGCTTATAGCGCCCTCTGGAGACGATCTATCCAAATCAAGGGGCTCTCTTTTAGGAATCTCTTGTTTCCCGTTGCTGTTAGTATTAACAGACTGGCATTTTATCACAATAGGGGAGACTGAGTTGAGATTTCGATAGGGCATTTGCTTCTTCTGCTCTGTATGGCTGTCAGCAGTGGGTTTACTCTCGTTGTTATCCAAAGAAACAAAGTGATACGAGCTTTTAACGAGTTTACGCACGTCTCTGACTTGGTGAATTGGCGTTTGGAGCTTCCCTTTATTATCTCTAATGTCTCTAACCATAAAATGCGGAACTTTATCTGAACACTCACCCTTCAGAGCTGCAGCCAGCGCCTGGCATTTGAAGTCATCTGTTCTGACGAGGCTGGCTGGGTTACAGCCTATATTAGGAGCGCGCAGTTTGGAGACGCTGAACGGCTCGGTTTTATTGTCTCTGACGCTCCTTAAGTTAATTTTGATTTCCGGAGATTTGGACGTAGCCACGCTCCTGGAGTCTGCGATGTATAAAGTGTTGTCAGAACGCAGTTTGATCCCTTCACATGGAGAATAGCGCGTGTTCTGCAGCTGCTGTCCCTCCTCTGCGTCACTGGGCAGCAGTTGGATACTTGGCACaaacaaatgtgacattttaatcagtttgCTGCCTCCTAATGAGTACTGATCcccctcttcttctttgtccCCAGCAGAAGGCTGCTTCTCCTCTGGAGTTTTATCGTTTTTATGATCCTTTTGAAACTCTACCTCCTCGTCCTTCCAACATCTGAATGCGCTATTTTGGCTGCGAAGCAATGCGCCTTTTTTAGTATCGATCCCAGCTTCATTTGCGGGCTCCAAATTCGTTTCTGGAGCGTCTTGTCTCCGAGAGTCGCTCTTCGTATCACATGAGCCGCTGTCAATGAAGTCCCCTAATTCATCCACGCACATTATGGCGTAGTCTGAGCTGCTCTCGGAGAACTTGGAGCTCTGTCTGTGCAGCTCCTTGCCCCCCTTCCCTCTGTGGCTGCTCTCGCTGTCCTGGTGCGCCACGCTCGGGGAAGCCTGCCTCTGATGAGGCTCGCTGATCTCCCCTCTTTCCATCTTGCGCTCCTGCTCGAACTGCATCTTTTTGGAAATCACATTTTTGATCAAGCTGGAGGCGAATATGGCCTTCTTGTGCGTGTCTTCCATGGCGTTAGAGGGAGGCTTGCTGGCCCCTCTCCTCTGGCTGCTTGGCAAACTGTTGGTAACTTCATCTGTGGAACGTGATCCTGCAGCATTTTGTGCAAAGTTAGTGCGCCTTTCTCCTGCAGGCATCCCCGATTTGACATTACAGCGAAAATTTAAAGTCTCTGTGAGTCTGATGACGCCACTGTGGCTCTGACTGAACTTCCCCATCAGCTCGATTTTCTTCTGGGGATTCCCATTCAGAGTAAAGATCTTGTTAGTGGGCAGTGCCAAGCCTTTGTACCCCCTGCTGTCTACATTTTTGGCTATTTCAAAAGAAGAGTTTTGATGTGAGACTACACTCTGGTCCAGTCCTTGAGACATGTTGCCATATTTCAAGTCGACAAACGTGGACCATCTGTTAATCCCTAAGCCATGCTCTGATGCTGATGACTCGCTGGAGGTGCTGAAATTAATGGCATCAAAGTAAGGGTACGCCAGGCTCTTGAAGGCTTTGGCTGTCAGATTGCGCACCTCCTTGTCAGCGTCGTCCAGCTCGCTGACAGCGCTGGACGCACCGCTGGAGTACTCCGTGACCTCTTTCCCCCTCAATTTCCCAAAGTGCAAGCGTCCAGGCGCGGCTATGAAACACTTCGCAGTGTCACACAACGTCTCTGCCTTCCCGTCAACTCCCCTGAACACATATCGGCTCATGTCTCCTGGCACGGCGCGCCTGGCATgataaagaatatttttctcttcttgGATGTTGCTGGGGTCATTTATAGCTCGAGAAGTGGCTCTGATTGACAAGTGGATCTGTCCCTGCTGCTTGGACACGCTCTCATCTGAGCTGGTGAACTTGGCTGCGTCGCTCGGATCACTTTCCAGCGCCGCCGCCGTCgccgccgctgctgctgctgctgctgcgccCTTATCCGCCGCTCCATCACCATCGAATGACGCGTAATCGACAAAAGAGTACACTTGCTGGTTGTCATCCTCCAGCTCCCAGCTGGCTGAAGAGCCAACTCCGATGTCGTATTCCCCCTCATGGTCAGAAAGCTCCGTGAGCTGGATTTCATGCGTGGTAATGTAGTGGGACTCGTCCTCCGTTACGCACGGGACGCAGTCGTCGGAAAGCACCAAactaacatcatcatcatcatcatcatcatcctcgaAATCATCAGACTCACTCCGGCTCAAATAATTgtcatctcctctctctgcgCTCTCCTCTGTTTTGGACACTTCGGGTTGCGTAATTGCGCGCTCGCCTTTGTCTCCAGATATGAGGCGATCCTTTGACCCTGCCACTGGCTCTTCtttcttcttagtttcagccTCACGTTCAGCCGATAACTCCTTGTTCGGCTCCGTTGCGCGCAGAGCTTCAGATCCTCTTTGGTTCGCCAACACAGACATGTGGCTTCTTTCATCAGCTCCACtctctttcttctgttttacACCCACTGACTCCAAATCCACGTATTTGAGTCCCTCCTGCCTTCCTGGCGCATCTTCTTCCcctcttttacatttttggagCAGATCTTTGACCTCCCGGGGATCTGCCGGTGCCTCCACGCAGCCCTGCTCGCTCTTCATGGCTCAGCCCGCTGCTCTGAGTGGACATGCGGAGAGTGAGAGCGGAGGAGCGGCAGAGATGGAGCCTCTCTACCGGTTTGACAGACACTCTGATGAGACGGAGGCGCTCCAAACATTCCAGCTCACCGCCACATGCATCTCAGAGCCGCGAGTCTAAAAAGGATCACAGACATTACTGACTACTGTCTAGGCCACATGGGTCCCAAGCTGCAGTCCGCGGACCAGTAAGGGCCGCTGAAGGCACTACTATTTATACTCAAACTGGAAGATCAATTTATCAAACAATGATGCAACAACTCAGGACACATGAGCTACAAAACCTCAATTTTTCACTAACTCGACTGGTTGATTAAGTAATTTAAGTTATGGATCACAGACGGGCAATTTTAGTAATTTAGGGGCCCCAAACAAAAACCAATAAAAGCCCCTTCTCTATTCATCTaaaatcaatcacagcaagtgctACTCCAAAGCATtgtttttcaaagccagagaactactttttatttctttaacattAATTAGTGGGATTTCTGCCTTATTTTGGAGAGGTCAGGACAGGAAGTCAgggaaaaacagtggcagataacatgcaggaaagttGGACTAACCTGGACCGCCTGTTTGGAAGACTAGCTTAAGTACATAGGGTGTGAGCAGTACCTGGTCACTAGGGGGCACTAGGGTGCCGTCCCACGTCACTCTCTCCAGAAAGAGTGAACACTTCACTGAATAAAATCTGACAATAAAGTACTCTATAGTTAGAGATTAGAATGTGTGATGTTCATCagatatagattaaaaatgtttcacgTGTATGATGTCACTTCCTGGTCACATGTCAGAGCCGTCCCCATGTCCTTCCATTTACCGTCGTTGAACGCACATGCTCATTAGCTCCTCTTTGATACAGAAGCTCCTGAGGCGCAGAAAAAATACACCCTGCACAAATTACTAACCACTTGCCAGtaggtggcagcagagaaatCTGTTTCATAGCTGAGGTAAACAGAGTAAgttaagtaattaaaaaaaaaaaaaaaaaaaaaaaatttatatatatatatatatatatatgcaaattggattttgatttgatttgaatatGTCAATAATAAGCAAcaagtttgattttttgttttttgtttttttatgcattcttatttgttgtttttgaactTTAAGATTTTGTTAAATTGTCAGTCATCAATGATAAGCAAcaactttcatatttttgcattttttagtttttaacatTCTAGTAAATTGTCACACACAGAATAGTCATGACCAGAAATGGCCACCATATCTCAGTGACAATAAAACtattacaaatttaaaaacatgttccACTTTTTTAGCACTAATGTtttaatcaagatcagacctgatcagaaatatcaaacattgatttatttatttatttttttttgggggggggggggggatttaaccatttaaatgccagtttaaatgcaaaaaccCCCTCATATTTATAATGCCcccccagaaaaaa
This genomic stretch from Cheilinus undulatus linkage group 22, ASM1832078v1, whole genome shotgun sequence harbors:
- the c22h4orf54 gene encoding uncharacterized protein C4orf54 homolog; protein product: MKSEQGCVEAPADPREVKDLLQKCKRGEEDAPGRQEGLKYVDLESVGVKQKKESGADERSHMSVLANQRGSEALRATEPNKELSAEREAETKKKEEPVAGSKDRLISGDKGERAITQPEVSKTEESAERGDDNYLSRSESDDFEDDDDDDDDVSLVLSDDCVPCVTEDESHYITTHEIQLTELSDHEGEYDIGVGSSASWELEDDNQQVYSFVDYASFDGDGAADKGAAAAAAAAATAAALESDPSDAAKFTSSDESVSKQQGQIHLSIRATSRAINDPSNIQEEKNILYHARRAVPGDMSRYVFRGVDGKAETLCDTAKCFIAAPGRLHFGKLRGKEVTEYSSGASSAVSELDDADKEVRNLTAKAFKSLAYPYFDAINFSTSSESSASEHGLGINRWSTFVDLKYGNMSQGLDQSVVSHQNSSFEIAKNVDSRGYKGLALPTNKIFTLNGNPQKKIELMGKFSQSHSGVIRLTETLNFRCNVKSGMPAGERRTNFAQNAAGSRSTDEVTNSLPSSQRRGASKPPSNAMEDTHKKAIFASSLIKNVISKKMQFEQERKMERGEISEPHQRQASPSVAHQDSESSHRGKGGKELHRQSSKFSESSSDYAIMCVDELGDFIDSGSCDTKSDSRRQDAPETNLEPANEAGIDTKKGALLRSQNSAFRCWKDEEVEFQKDHKNDKTPEEKQPSAGDKEEEGDQYSLGGSKLIKMSHLFVPSIQLLPSDAEEGQQLQNTRYSPCEGIKLRSDNTLYIADSRSVATSKSPEIKINLRSVRDNKTEPFSVSKLRAPNIGCNPASLVRTDDFKCQALAAALKGECSDKVPHFMVRDIRDNKGKLQTPIHQVRDVRKLVKSSYHFVSLDNNESKPTADSHTEQKKQMPYRNLNSVSPIVIKCQSVNTNSNGKQEIPKREPLDLDRSSPEGAISAQLQKAAARAPIGNSNNSSEGGIGLKIERIASKRQDKPSDLTEKKPESKMANQVALEKLQAAVKTMEQLYVFEKNEWKRKNEPRPLTDSHVLSLITSEEQGGPEEEPNMAAGRDSYPNADKTPPAVAASPSLPRRDDKVFQTPSSRDDKLLAKSMQATANAAGTKNMFSLSSSMKSSTKTTQPNPATQTPFNAKGFTPKSPKLPVSLKSSQMKMSGYEVGESRELEKSVQDLLGPDNENYLTIPVKSPASANKPAPSTEKTSVYSFTTKMNPTAPSGQAGPTSKGHDELNQTPKRASIVMETRSPEIPSATIYHSLPMGMTGNQPQVYCFSPAITPAPTLDQFQTTQRKMLLDPTTGNYYLVDTPVQPATKRLFDPETGQYVDVPMPQPPMTPVPMPISPLALSPGAYGHTYMIYPGFMPTPSVIPARTLVQSQMSMQSDSESMEKASSQQTEGLYMESPFYMATGKSPQAAVGVQPQAATAANRLTQGFSSAKQPVISITSQQGPRIIAPPSFDGTTMSFVVEHR